The DNA window TGCTCCTCGAGCGCACCGACCGCCTACTCATCCCCAACTGGGAGACCGATTACCTCCCCGAAGAAGAAGAGCCCGAACCCACCCCCGCCCAAGCCAGCGCCGACTGACTTCTCTCACAAGCAAAGTCCCCTCTCCCTTGATGGGCTGATAGGGGTAGGCAAACTGACAATTCGTTCGTCCTGAGCTTGTCGAAGGACACCCCGGCCCCTGGATTCCGGCCTTCACCTGAATGACGAATTGAGAATGCCTACCCCCTCTCCCTCAGGGAGAGGGTTGGGGTGAGGGTGAAAGCTCCACCCCCAACCTACTTGGACTCCAGCAGCCAAGCTCTTACCCAGCCGCGTGCCTCGTCAGAAACTCACGCACCTGCTCGATCGTCTTGGCCTTCGTGTTCTCATCATCTTTCCAGGGATACGCCGTAACCTCAGCCTTCGGAGCCAGGTCCGCCAGCGCCATCGCAGCTTCCAGGGAGTGTGACGGCGTGTCGTCCGGCATCACCAGGATCGGCGTCTGGCACTCGCTCGCGAACTCCCGCGATACGCTGTACATGAAGTCCGGCTGGATGCGGTACAGGTTGTGCAGGTACTGCTCGACGATCTCCATCGTCACCTCATCCCGCTGTTCGCACAGAGGCAGTCCCCAGGACTCGAGACTGGAGTCGTACGGGGCGTCAGGAGTCTTGCTAGAGTGACCGACCGGCTGGCAGAACACGGCCGCAGCCACGCGCTCAGGGGCCTGCTCGATCAGTTTAAAGGCGAAGGCTCCCCCAATGCAGTACCCCATGAATAGGAACTGGTCGATGCCGAGGTGGTCCATCAGCGCAAGCTGGTCGTCAGCAAACGAGCCCCACGGGTCCTCGACCTGCACCGGTCCGGTGGACTGGCCGCCAATGGCGTTGCGCTGGTCCATCGTGATACAGCGGAAGTCATCCTTGAAAACCTCCATTGCGTTGAACACCTGGTGCGGCCAGACGCTGATAATCGAGTTCAGGCCCCCACCGGGAGTCACCAACAGCGGAAATCCCGAGCCAACCTCTTCATACTCAATGCGGACATCACCATAGGCAAAGGATGGCATTAAAGTACTCTCCTTGTCGGACGTGCGGCTAGGATCGTCGGATAAGACACTCATTAGAGAGTGATTCCTATTTTCCCCGTCCCTCAGAGCCTGCCCCGTACTTGATACGGGGGTGAGGGTGAAATCTCAGCCCCCACTGACACAGAATCCAGCAGTCCCGCCGTCACCCAGCCCCATGCCTCGTCAGAAACTCACGCACCTGCTCAATCGTTTTGGCCTTGACGTCCTCGTCTTCCTTCCACGGATACGCCGTCACCTCAGCCTTCGGAGCCAGTTCCGCCAGCGCCATTGCCGCCTCCAGAGAGTGCGATGGCGTGTCGTCCGGCATCACTAGGATCGGCGTCTGGCACTCGCTCGCGAACTCCCGCGATACGCTGTACATGAAGTCCGGCTGGATGCGATACAGGTTGTGCAGGTACTGCTCGACGATCTCCATCGTCACATCATCCCGCTGCTCACACAGAGGCGGCCCCCAGGATTCGATACCTGAATCGTACATGGAGTCAGGCGTCTTGCTCGAGTGCCCGACCGGCTGGCAGAACACTGCCCCTGCCACGCGCTCCGGTGCCTGTTCGATGAGCTTGAACGCGAACGGCCCTCCGATGCAGTACCCCATGAACAGGAACTGGTCGATTCCCAGGTGGTCCATCAGCGCAAGCTGGTCGTCAGCGAACGCTCCCCACGGGTCCTCGACCTGCACCGGCCCACTGGACTGTCCGCCGTAGGCGTTGCGCTGGTCCATCGTGATACAGCGGAAGTCGTCCTTGAAGACCTCCATCGCGTTGAACACCTGGTTGGGCCAGCCGCTTATCACGGAGTTCAGCCCCCCACCCGGCGTCACCAGCAAAGGAAAGCCCGAGCCAACCTCTTCATACTCGATACGGACATCGCCATAGCTAAGAGACGGCATGACAAACTCTCCTTGTTGGACGTGTGCTTAGGGTCGTGAGATAAGAAGGTGTCTGAAAAGGAAGCCCCAATGCTTCCCCTCCCTTGACGGGAGAGAATTGAGGTGAGGGTGACACATACAGTCCCCCTCATCCCCGGGTCTGGCCCGGGGCAGGCTCTAACCTCTTCTCCCACGAGGGGAGAAGGGACTTCACAGATACCCTCTAAGATGTGGTTGCGTGGACTTGTGAGGGCGGAACCCCCCGCCTACACCGTAGCCAGCGTCGGCGCCCTCATCGGCGCGGACATCTGAGATTCGTTCAGCGGGATGGCCTCGTTCTTGTACACCTGTACGCGGTACGAGCGGTAGTCGGCGACGAACATGAGGCCGTCGCTTACGCGCACCGACTTCGGAGCGCGCAACCGCTTCTGGACCTCAAGGTCAGCCATGTCCCGCAGCCTGTTGGGATAGGCATTGGTCAGCATGTAGTCCCGTGCCACTCGTGACAGGGTCGCGTCCCCGATGAACCGCTGTACGTACTCGCCCTTCTCGTTGAAGAGCTGGATCCTGTCGTTGCCGGTGTCCGCGACGTAGATGTCACCGAACTTGTCGACTGCAACGCCGGTCGGGCGGTTGAACTCGCCTTTCCCAGACCCGGATGAGCCAATCTCGAAGATGAACTCGCCGTCTGCGTTGAACTTCTGCACACGGTCGTTGCGCCAGTCGCCGATGTACACGTCGCCCACTTCGTCCACTGTCACGCCGTATGGCATGTTGAACTCGCCCGGACCATCGCCCAGTGAGCCCCAGCCCGAGATGTACTCGCCGTCCTTGCTGAACTTCTGGACGCGGTGGTTGAGCGAGTCGACGACGTACATGTTCTCGTCGGCGTCGAACTCGATACCGGCTGGGCCGTTTATCTGGCCCTCGCCGTCGCCCTCTTCGCCCCAGCAGCCTAGGAACTCTCCGTCCTTGCTGAATGAGGAGATACGGTGCAGCGCCTCGTCGGACACGTACACGTTCTCTTCACCGTCGCAGATCACGTTCACCGGCCAAGTGAACTGACCCTCGTCCTTGCCGTAACCGCCGATGCCGATCAGGTCGTCGGTCAGCCGCTCGGCGTCGTCAAACGACCAGACACGGATCACTGCCGCGCCGTCGTTCCTGCAGAGAATGTAGAGTCGCCCCTCATCTCCAACGGCGACGTCGAGCGGGAAATTCGTGATTCTCCTCATCCCGAGCGTCTTGAGAAACGGGTAGCCGGCTCTCAGGAGTCCATAGGGTCGTCCCATAGCAAACCTCCGGTTATTGGTCAGTAGGGGCGGGTTTTGAACCCGCCCTTAGTCTCGTTTCAATATCGCCCCAACTCTGGTTTAAAGACCTGCCGCAGCTAGTTGAACGGGTTGATCTGCTCGAACTGCCCGTCGACGATCGGCACTGGGTCGAGCCCTAGCCACTGGTCGAGGATTGTCGAGTAGATGCCGCGGTAGTCGATGGTCCAGTCAAGGTCCTCGCCGTGCAGCCACTTCGACGGCTCGAGCGATGGGTACTCGGAGTACAGCCCGCCGTTGACCCGATCGCCGATGATGAACGCGCCGCCGCCCGAGCCGTGGTCGGTCCCGCTGCCGTTGTCGCGCATACGGCGTCCGAACTCGGTGAACACTAGCATCACGACCTCTTCGGATGCCTCATGGTCGCGCAGGTCCTCGAAGAAGTCGGAGATTGCCCCGCCCAGCTCTGTCAGGAGCTGAGGATGCGTCTTCAACTCGTTCGCATGGTGGTCGTAGCCGCCATGGGCGGAGTAGAAGATGCGCGTGCCGAGTCCGGCGATGTGCGTCCGA is part of the Dehalococcoidia bacterium genome and encodes:
- a CDS encoding alpha/beta hydrolase; this encodes MPSLSYGDVRIEYEEVGSGFPLLVTPGGGLNSVISGWPNQVFNAMEVFKDDFRCITMDQRNAYGGQSSGPVQVEDPWGAFADDQLALMDHLGIDQFLFMGYCIGGPFAFKLIEQAPERVAGAVFCQPVGHSSKTPDSMYDSGIESWGPPLCEQRDDVTMEIVEQYLHNLYRIQPDFMYSVSREFASECQTPILVMPDDTPSHSLEAAMALAELAPKAEVTAYPWKEDEDVKAKTIEQVREFLTRHGAG
- a CDS encoding NHL repeat-containing protein — its product is MGRPYGLLRAGYPFLKTLGMRRITNFPLDVAVGDEGRLYILCRNDGAAVIRVWSFDDAERLTDDLIGIGGYGKDEGQFTWPVNVICDGEENVYVSDEALHRISSFSKDGEFLGCWGEEGDGEGQINGPAGIEFDADENMYVVDSLNHRVQKFSKDGEYISGWGSLGDGPGEFNMPYGVTVDEVGDVYIGDWRNDRVQKFNADGEFIFEIGSSGSGKGEFNRPTGVAVDKFGDIYVADTGNDRIQLFNEKGEYVQRFIGDATLSRVARDYMLTNAYPNRLRDMADLEVQKRLRAPKSVRVSDGLMFVADYRSYRVQVYKNEAIPLNESQMSAPMRAPTLATV
- a CDS encoding alpha/beta fold hydrolase, giving the protein MPSFAYGDVRIEYEEVGSGFPLLVTPGGGLNSIISVWPHQVFNAMEVFKDDFRCITMDQRNAIGGQSTGPVQVEDPWGSFADDQLALMDHLGIDQFLFMGYCIGGAFAFKLIEQAPERVAAAVFCQPVGHSSKTPDAPYDSSLESWGLPLCEQRDEVTMEIVEQYLHNLYRIQPDFMYSVSREFASECQTPILVMPDDTPSHSLEAAMALADLAPKAEVTAYPWKDDENTKAKTIEQVREFLTRHAAG